GAAACACGAGCGCGCATCTACGTCTTCCTCCGACAGAACCCCTACTCGACGAGCGAAGAGGTCGCCGAAGGGACTGGACTGTACCCGAGTACGGTTCGAGAGGCGCTCGCGGAACTCACCGACGACGAGACGGTCGAACGTCGCAAGCGGAAGAGTTCCGGCGCCGGAAACAACCCGTACGAGTACGTCGCAATCGTACCGAGCGAACTCGTCAAGGGCGTCACGAGTCAGGTTCAATCGCAGTTGAACGCCGTGTTCAACCTGGACCGACGACTCGGCACGGATGGCTCAGACGAGACCGACCCGGTCACCATCACAGTTCGAGAAGAGTGACGACTTCGTTCTGCGTCTCCAGGCGTCCGGGACGTACTCAGTACTAGTCTAACCCGACCCGCTTAAGTCACGGGGCCTCCACCGCGAGAGTATGCACGTCGCGCTGGGCGGGACCTTCGACCCTGTCCACGATGGACATATCGCGCTGTTCGAGCGCGCATTCGAGTTGGGCGACGTCACGGTGGGGCTCACGAGCGACGAACTCGCACCGAAAACC
The genomic region above belongs to Haloferax marinisediminis and contains:
- a CDS encoding winged helix-turn-helix domain-containing protein encodes the protein MSADQSTEGQVESTDEEHTDGPADCAVSEFDDGLVDLLAWILDTETRARIYVFLRQNPYSTSEEVAEGTGLYPSTVREALAELTDDETVERRKRKSSGAGNNPYEYVAIVPSELVKGVTSQVQSQLNAVFNLDRRLGTDGSDETDPVTITVREE